The Phaseolus vulgaris cultivar G19833 chromosome 10, P. vulgaris v2.0, whole genome shotgun sequence DNA window aGTTCATTGTCTTTAAGATTGCATATTTGATTGGGCATGATCTAAAAGATAAAACTTTGAATACCCCAAATGGTTATGTAATCAGTATCCAGATTTTGAGAAAATATAGAAGAATGGGCGATTACCATTTCGTGTACAAGGACGTTGAAGGAGCCTCTACTCAGTGGGACGATATTCAGACAAAGCTCGGAAATTTGCCCCCAAAGCCACCCGCTTTCAAGCCCCCACCTTTCACCCCTTCATCTGATCACCAACCCAAAGACAAAACATGGATCGATTCCCAAACCTCCGAAGAACTCGAAGACCTCGAAGACGACCTCGACGATGATCGCTTCCTCCAAGAATATAGGTTATGCttcacttttttgtttttttcaagCTTTTTCTTTCGTGGGCTGGTTTTGTTTCTCTCCATGGTGGTAGAGAATGAAGAAAGTTTAAAGCTTTTCATGAATTCGTTGGTGGGGCTCTTTGTGTTGTTTGGTAGAGAACAACTGTATGAGACttgtatttgtttgtttttttatttgttgatgAGTACAATTTGGTTGGGAAATGTTGTGGATTTGATATTTTATAGCAAATTAATGCTTAGGAGTCTATTTATTTACCCTTTTTTCCATCTTTTCTATGTTATTGAATACAATTTTGTTAGATATTGTTTTCTGGATTTAACATTTTATAGCGAATTAATGCTTAAGAGACTATTTGCCCTCTTGCTGATGGCTTTTTGGTGCTGAACTTACTTGAAAAGTAGGAATAAATGAGATTAGGAGAAAGCAAAATtaggtgtgtgtgtgtgtgtttgtaTTTAGTCTACTTGTTCTTAATTGAATCATTTTTATGCTATAGGAAGAAGAGGTTGGCTGAGATGCAAGAGGCAGTTAAAATACCGAGGTTTGGATCTGTGATTCCTATTTCAGGATCTGATTTTGTTCGAGAGGTGTCACAGGCTCCATCTGATGTTTGGGTGGTTGTCATCCTTTATAAGGAAGGGTATGATTTGATTTTGGAATTTCTTTGATTCTATAATCTATGGTTTTTCAGGCTCGTGTTTCTCATGGTGATTGTTTATGTGTTCTTGACAGGATTCCTGAATGTGGCTTGTTGATGCAAAGCATTGAAGAATTGGCAATAAAATATCCTGCAACGAAATTTGTTAAGATAATATCTACAGATTGTATCCCAAACTATCCAGATCGAAATGTTCCCACTTTATTGGTTTACAACAATGGGGCAGTTAAAGGAAATTATGTGGGTTTGCATAGTTTTGGGCGAAGATGTACTCCTGAAGGTATTTATGTCTAAAATTGCCAGCCTCGTTGTTTTGTGTTCTTTTATTTTGATGGAATTAAGGGCAAGCTTTCAGTGGAGTTTCTAGCCAGAAGTGATGCATTTTTTATGACATACTAGAACTAGTTTAAAGGATTTTGTTTCCAGTGTGAATGTAATCCTGATCAATTTTGTTAAAGGACTAGTGCTGCCATAAGACTATAATAATGAGGTGTTGCCGCCGTCAATTTGTGAAGGGAGGCCAACTATGGCAGCATCATGGGTCACAATTGCGTCTTTATATGGTGAAATGTTGGCCTTCCTCCATCTGTCATTGATAACCTTGATCCTGATAATCTGCTTAATTAGTCAGATTTTGTTTTGGTCTACATTTTGACAACATTATTACATTTAGGTAGTGTTTGGTTAGCTGTTCTGTGGcttttcttctccttagaagGAGAAGCTGACACTCTTTTCATAAGCAgcttatgtttttttaaaggaGCTTTTAAAGCAGCTCTTTGGAGGAGCTTAAGATCTGCTTATGCGGAGCTTTTTTGGCAAGACTCCAATTTGAATACCATCTCcatctcttttcattttctcttcctGAAACAATTTAGAAAACCTAAACTTCTCGACCAATAGACTCTTCCCACTTAGCAAATTTCCTCTGAGTAATTGCAGTTCTCTCACATTACATTGTTATTGTTGTGCGGTTCAGATCTAATGTACTGAGATTTTCGTGTTGTTGGTTAGTTTAATTTCCTGGCTTCGGACTCCTTGTCCTAGGTTTCGTACATTGTTCTGCTCTTTGATGGTATTCCTCTTTCATGTTTTGAATATTTGATGGAAAACCATCCAGCTACAACATCCACAAAATAAAAAGGTTGAAGACCTAGAGATCTAATCAGGAGCTGACAAGCAAATTGGGTCAGGCCTTAATCTGTAATAAATTGTACAGACTAGATTAAGATATTTTGGGCCTTGTATTGGACCAAGTAGTGTAGGACATTTGGGCCTTGTATTTAGGCCAAGTAGTGTGGGGTTTTGGGGTTGTACTTGGACCCTGAGTAGATTAGGGTTAGAGTAGTCTTGCTAGAGTTTCAATTGGACTCACTTAAACCAAGAGAAACCATAGAATGTCCACCATCTAGAAGGGAGC harbors:
- the LOC137818523 gene encoding uncharacterized protein; the encoded protein is MGDYHFVYKDVEGASTQWDDIQTKLGNLPPKPPAFKPPPFTPSSDHQPKDKTWIDSQTSEELEDLEDDLDDDRFLQEYRKKRLAEMQEAVKIPRFGSVIPISGSDFVREVSQAPSDVWVVVILYKEGIPECGLLMQSIEELAIKYPATKFVKIISTDCIPNYPDRNVPTLLVYNNGAVKGNYVGLHSFGRRCTPEGVALVLCQSNPVLNDGHSKNEAVIEGVRKQFIEKVVADHEEEGDDYSSD